One Hordeum vulgare subsp. vulgare chromosome 4H, MorexV3_pseudomolecules_assembly, whole genome shotgun sequence DNA window includes the following coding sequences:
- the LOC123447002 gene encoding FCS-Like Zinc finger 8 isoform X2 — protein MLRNRSRRAGGGGGGLIPQPEPLAAAAAAQSSSSAPAPALASPRPYMALLQAGFLDGAEQGPSSSMSPTSILETKQFCCSALPPFLSERSLRKAQMETATLGPEPASVGGLADVLREHGDAKAGGRKVVFGSQLRIQVPSGRAVELVSSPIEFGVKNRDAQLAVLSPARRFLPEVVSSPSARVFAGGVAPGEMAMSEDYTCVISRGPNPRTMHIFDDCIVESCGDVLMDKVDTAGDAVPVPASGFLGSCHACHRQLAGHANDTFHRDGKAFCGDECRYREMLFEEAVDNLR, from the exons ATGCTGCGCAACAGATCGAGGAGAGcaggcggcggaggcggaggcctGATCCCTCAGCCTgagcccctcgccgccgccgccgctgctcagtcttcttcttccgcgccggcTCCTGCGCTCGCTTCCCCGAGGCCGTACATGGCGCTCCTGCAGGCCGGTTTCTTGGACGGCGCGGAGCAGGGGCCCTCCTCCTCCATGAGCCCCACCTCCATTCTCGAGACCAAGCAGTTCTGCTGCTCCGCCCTGCCGCCGTTCCTGTCCGAGAGAAGCCTCAGGAAGGCTCAGATGGAGACAGCTACTCTGGGTCCGGAGCCGGCCAGCGTCGGCGGCCTCGCCGACGTGCTCCGGGAGCACGGCGACGCCAAGGCCGGCGGCCGGAAGGTGGTGTTCGGGTCGCAGCTCAGGATCcaggtcccctccggcagggccgtgGAGCTGGTGTCCTCCCCGATAGAGTTCGGCGTCAAGAACCGGGACGCGCAGCTGGCCGTGCTATCCCCGGCCAGGAGGTTCTTGCCGGAGGTGGTGAGCTCGCCCTCCGCCCGGGTGTTCGCCGGCGGCGTCGCCCCGGGGGAAATGGCCATGTCGGAGGACTACACGTGCGTCATCTCCCGCGGCCCCAACCCGAGGACCATGCACATCTTCGACGACTGCATAGTCGAGAGCTGCGGGGATGTGCTCATGGACAAGGTGGACACCGCCGGCGACGCGGTGCCGGTGCCGGCCAGCGGTTTCTTGGGCTCTTGCCATGCATGCCACAGGCAACTTGCAGGGCATGCCAATGATACCTTCCACCG gGACGGCAAAGCATTCTGCGGCGACGAGTGCCGGTACCGGGAAATGCTTTTCGAAGAGGCGGTGGACAACCTGCGCTAG
- the LOC123447003 gene encoding uncharacterized N-acetyltransferase YoaA-like, translated as MERQRREPAPETEVTLREFTEADAEALFAWASDPRVVLFQRREAYARVDEARRYILDHVLPHPWYRAICLGTGEDAVAVGSISVKPCRPSAMAGEEEEERAPRASLGYRVAHGHWGRGIATRAVVMAAAAAFAEWPWLLRLEAVADVENPASQRVLEKAGFVREGVLRRYVVLKGTPRDMVMFSLVAASDSPEGHAHEL; from the coding sequence ATGGAGCGCCAGCGACGGGAGCCGGCGCCGGAGACGGAGGTGACCCTGAGGGAGTTCACCGAGGCCGACGCGGAGGCGCTCTTCGCGTGGGCGTCGGACCCGCGGGTGGTCCTCTTCCAGCGCCGCGAGGCCTACGCGCGCGTCGACGAGGCCCGCCGCTACATCCTCGACCACGTCCTCCCGCACCCGTGGTACCGCGCCATCTGCCTCGGCACCGGCGAGGACGCCGTGGCGGTGGGCTCCATCTCCGTCAAGCCATGCCGCCCCTCGGCAatggcgggggaggaggaggaggagcgcgcgccGAGGGCGTCCCTGGGCTACCGCGTCGCGCACGGCCACTGGGGCCGCGGCATCGCGACGCGCGCGGTGGTGATGGCCGCGGCGGCGGCGTTCGCGGAGTGGCCGTGGCTGCTGCGGCTGGAGGCGGTGGCCGACGTGGAGAACCCGGCGTCGCAGCGCGTGCTGGAGAAGGCCGGGTTCGTCAGGGAGGGCGTGCTCCGGCGCTACGTCGTCCTCAAGGGCACGCCCAGGGACATGGTCATGTTCAGCCTCGTCGCCGCCTCGGACTCGCCAGAGGGCCATGCCCATGAGCTCTAG
- the LOC123447002 gene encoding FCS-Like Zinc finger 8 isoform X3, translating to MLRNRSRRAGGGGGGLIPQPEPLAAAAAAQSSSSAPAPALASPRPYMALLQAGFLDGAEQGPSSSMSPTSILETKQFCCSALPPFLSERSLRKAQMETATLGPEPASVGGLADVLREHGDAKAGGRKVVFGSQLRIQVPSGRAVELVSSPIEFGVKNRDAQLAVLSPARRFLPEVVSSPSARVFAGGVAPGEMAMSEDYTCVISRGPNPRTMHIFDDCIVESCGDVLMDKVDTAGDAVPVPASGFLGSCHACHRQLAGHANDTFHRY from the exons ATGCTGCGCAACAGATCGAGGAGAGcaggcggcggaggcggaggcctGATCCCTCAGCCTgagcccctcgccgccgccgccgctgctcagtcttcttcttccgcgccggcTCCTGCGCTCGCTTCCCCGAGGCCGTACATGGCGCTCCTGCAGGCCGGTTTCTTGGACGGCGCGGAGCAGGGGCCCTCCTCCTCCATGAGCCCCACCTCCATTCTCGAGACCAAGCAGTTCTGCTGCTCCGCCCTGCCGCCGTTCCTGTCCGAGAGAAGCCTCAGGAAGGCTCAGATGGAGACAGCTACTCTGGGTCCGGAGCCGGCCAGCGTCGGCGGCCTCGCCGACGTGCTCCGGGAGCACGGCGACGCCAAGGCCGGCGGCCGGAAGGTGGTGTTCGGGTCGCAGCTCAGGATCcaggtcccctccggcagggccgtgGAGCTGGTGTCCTCCCCGATAGAGTTCGGCGTCAAGAACCGGGACGCGCAGCTGGCCGTGCTATCCCCGGCCAGGAGGTTCTTGCCGGAGGTGGTGAGCTCGCCCTCCGCCCGGGTGTTCGCCGGCGGCGTCGCCCCGGGGGAAATGGCCATGTCGGAGGACTACACGTGCGTCATCTCCCGCGGCCCCAACCCGAGGACCATGCACATCTTCGACGACTGCATAGTCGAGAGCTGCGGGGATGTGCTCATGGACAAGGTGGACACCGCCGGCGACGCGGTGCCGGTGCCGGCCAGCGGTTTCTTGGGCTCTTGCCATGCATGCCACAGGCAACTTGCAGGGCATGCCAATGATACCTTCCACCG GTACTGA
- the LOC123447002 gene encoding FCS-Like Zinc finger 8 isoform X1, with product MVGHGLPAAQVFRFVRPADAMLRNRSRRAGGGGGGLIPQPEPLAAAAAAQSSSSAPAPALASPRPYMALLQAGFLDGAEQGPSSSMSPTSILETKQFCCSALPPFLSERSLRKAQMETATLGPEPASVGGLADVLREHGDAKAGGRKVVFGSQLRIQVPSGRAVELVSSPIEFGVKNRDAQLAVLSPARRFLPEVVSSPSARVFAGGVAPGEMAMSEDYTCVISRGPNPRTMHIFDDCIVESCGDVLMDKVDTAGDAVPVPASGFLGSCHACHRQLAGHANDTFHRDGKAFCGDECRYREMLFEEAVDNLR from the exons ATGGTTGGTCATGGCCTGCCTGCCGCACAGGTATTCCGTTTCGTCCGGCCGGCCGACGCGATGCTGCGCAACAGATCGAGGAGAGcaggcggcggaggcggaggcctGATCCCTCAGCCTgagcccctcgccgccgccgccgctgctcagtcttcttcttccgcgccggcTCCTGCGCTCGCTTCCCCGAGGCCGTACATGGCGCTCCTGCAGGCCGGTTTCTTGGACGGCGCGGAGCAGGGGCCCTCCTCCTCCATGAGCCCCACCTCCATTCTCGAGACCAAGCAGTTCTGCTGCTCCGCCCTGCCGCCGTTCCTGTCCGAGAGAAGCCTCAGGAAGGCTCAGATGGAGACAGCTACTCTGGGTCCGGAGCCGGCCAGCGTCGGCGGCCTCGCCGACGTGCTCCGGGAGCACGGCGACGCCAAGGCCGGCGGCCGGAAGGTGGTGTTCGGGTCGCAGCTCAGGATCcaggtcccctccggcagggccgtgGAGCTGGTGTCCTCCCCGATAGAGTTCGGCGTCAAGAACCGGGACGCGCAGCTGGCCGTGCTATCCCCGGCCAGGAGGTTCTTGCCGGAGGTGGTGAGCTCGCCCTCCGCCCGGGTGTTCGCCGGCGGCGTCGCCCCGGGGGAAATGGCCATGTCGGAGGACTACACGTGCGTCATCTCCCGCGGCCCCAACCCGAGGACCATGCACATCTTCGACGACTGCATAGTCGAGAGCTGCGGGGATGTGCTCATGGACAAGGTGGACACCGCCGGCGACGCGGTGCCGGTGCCGGCCAGCGGTTTCTTGGGCTCTTGCCATGCATGCCACAGGCAACTTGCAGGGCATGCCAATGATACCTTCCACCG gGACGGCAAAGCATTCTGCGGCGACGAGTGCCGGTACCGGGAAATGCTTTTCGAAGAGGCGGTGGACAACCTGCGCTAG